One genomic segment of Sander lucioperca isolate FBNREF2018 chromosome 10, SLUC_FBN_1.2, whole genome shotgun sequence includes these proteins:
- the rps19 gene encoding 40S ribosomal protein S19: MSCIDGKNNAPVSRNGTRFARFNISWKPRSTLFPSLSTSKMPGVTVKDVNQQEFVRALSAFLKKSGKLKVPDWVDLVKLGKHKELAPSDENWFYIRAASTVRHLYLRGGAGVGSMTKIYGSRQRNGVCPAHYSVGSKNVARKVLQALELLKMIEKDPNGGRRLTAQGTRDLDRIAGQVAAANKKTVQ; encoded by the exons ATGAGCTGCATCGATGGAAAAAACAACGCTCCGGTCTCGCGTAATGGAacgagatttgcccgttttaaCATCAGTTGGAAACCCCGTTCCACCCTCTTCCCTTCGCTGTCCACAAGCAAG ATGCCAGGTGTCACAGTGAAAGACGTCAACCAGCAGGAGTTTGTCCGTGCCCTGTCGGCTTTCCTGAAAAA GTCAGGAAAGCTGAAGGTGCCTGACTGGGTGGACCTCGTCAAGCTGGGTAAGCACAAGGAGCTGGCCCCCAGTGATGAGAACTGGTTCTACATCAGAGCCG CATCCACAGTCCGCCACCTGTATCTCCGTGGAGGTGCTGGTGTTGGCTCCATGACCAAGATCTATGGAAGTCGCCAGAGGAATGGTGTGTGCCCTGCCCATTACAGTGTAGGATCCAAGAATGTGGCTCGTAAGGTGCTGCAGGCCCTTGAGCTGCTCAAGATGATTGAGAAGGATCCCAATGG TGGTCGCAGACTTACCGCCCAGGGGACCAGAGATCTGGATAGAATTGCTGGCCAG GTCGCAGCTGCAAACAAGAAAACTGttcaataa